In Brachypodium distachyon strain Bd21 chromosome 2, Brachypodium_distachyon_v3.0, whole genome shotgun sequence, one genomic interval encodes:
- the LOC100834786 gene encoding L-type lectin-domain containing receptor kinase IX.2 isoform X1: MFVASSGRCPSVQLLLLYAGCFLLGILPFDAPRHAAVAPPVSFSFDFSDSSTFNPQDLRLQGNAKHGLDGKLVDLTCNSIASIQNCTGRMSYAHPVPFYDDATGVVASFATRFAFRVILPAQGSRVKKGDGMAFFLTGYNSAIPPDSDGGGLDLMNRGLGLAYGADRFVAVEFHTYNNSFDPQDSWDHVGIDLSSVKNRANGNVTSLPTFSLNGTMTASISFNGSTRRLVASLHFDDRPSVQPVEVSAQLPEPITALLPPDVEVGFSASTGKQVELHQILSWSFSSTEKRGRDSLMAGAGQRRFRYRDLVNATDNFSEKRKLGKGAFGAVYLGTSLKGQEGQVAIKKIFKGSLGGPNNFLDEIKTISKTKHKNLVSLEGWCCCSSGTWNLMCWCCQKQDHHKIFLVYELVPQGNLHDHLHKEDTVLPWHTRYKIVKGIGSALLYLHHECHPYILHRDIKPENILLDNDYNAKLADFGLSRIANHNNATVVTDAVGTRGYMDPQCMKAGKVRFNRSTDVYSFGIVLLEIACKCDKSREGVWNLYSNEVAEHMVEAAADERLGGNFDRAQMHRVLVLGLWCTLPDGTQRPSMQDAMRLLEHDNTPLPDLASPAGGSST, encoded by the exons ATGTTCGTTGCAAGCAGCGGCCGGTGCCCTTCAGTtcagcttctcctcctctaTGCCGGCTGCTTCCTCCTCGGCATATTGCCATTTGATGCTCCTCGAcatgcggcggtggcgccacCCGTCTCCTTCAGCTTCGACTTCTCGGACTCATCCACGTTCAACCCGCAGGACCTCCGTCTGCAGGGCAACGCGAAGCACGGCTTGGACGGTAAACTCGTCGACCTCACCTGCAACTCTATTGCTTCCATCCAAAACTGCACGGGGCGGATGTCGTACGCGCACCCGGTGCCGTTCTACGACGACGCCACCGGCGTCGTGGCCAGCTTCGCCACGCGGTTCGCCTTCAGGGTCATTCTCCCTGCCCAAGGAAGCAGGGTCAAGAAGGGGGACGGCATGGCTTTCTTCCTCACCGGCTACAACTCAGCAATACCACCCGACTCAGACGGCGGCGGTCTCGACCTCATGAACCGTGGCCTTGGCTTGGCCTACGGCGCAGACCGGTTTGTCGCCGTCGAGTTCCACACGTACAACAACTCCTTCGATCCCCAGGACTCCTGGGATCACGTCGGCATCGACCTCAGCTCGGTGAAAAACCGGGCTAACGGCAACGTCACGAGCTTGCCCACATTCAGCCTGAATGGGACCATGACGGCATCCATCAGTTTTAACGGCAGCACCCGGAGGTTGGTAGCCAGCCTGCACTTTGATGACCGTCCTTCTGTGCAGCCAGTTGAGGTCAGCGCACAATTACCTGAACCCATCACGGCCTTGCTCCCGCCAGACGTGGAGGTGGGCTTCTCTGCGTCTACCGGCAAACAGGTGGAGCTTCACCAGATATTGTCCTGGTCCTTCAGCTCCACAGAG AAACGAGGACGTGATTCCCTTATGGCGGGGGCTGGCCAAAGGCGTTTCCGGTACCGCGATTTGGTTAATGCAACCGACAACTTCTCTGAGAAGAGGAAGCTCGGCAAGGGTGCATTTGGCGCAGTGTATCTGGGGACATCCCTGAAGGGCCAGGAAGGCCAGGTGGCTATCAAGAAGATCTTCAAGGGGTCACTAGGAGGACCCAATAACTTCCTCGACGAAATCAAAACCATTAGCAAGACAAAGCACAAGAATCTTGTCAGCCTGGAAGGTtggtgctgctgcagcagcggaACCTGGAACTTGATGTGTTGGTGCTGCCAGAAGCAGGATCATCATAAGATCTTCCTTGTCTATGAACTGGTTCCTCAGGGCAATCTCCACGATCACCTACACAAGGAGGATACAGTTCTTCCGTGGCACACCAGGTACAAAATAGTGAAGGGAATTGGGTCGGCTCTTCTTTACCTCCACCACGAGTGTCATCCATACATCCTGCACAGGGATATCAAGCCCGAGAACATACTCCTGGACAACGATTACAATGCTAAGCTTGCCGACTTCGGGCTGTCGAGGATCGCCAACCACAACAACGCCACCGTGGTGACCGACGCCGTGGGGACAAGGGGATACATGGATCCACAGTGCATGAAAGCAGGCAAAGTCAGGTTCAACCGTAGCACCGACGTCTACAGCTTTGGGATTGTTCTGCTGGAGATTGCCTGCAAGTGCGACAAGTCGAGGGAGGGAGTCTGGAATCTGTATAGCAACGAAGTTGCGGAGCACATGGTGGAGGCCGCGGCAGATGAAAGGTTAGGCGGCAACTTTGACCGGGCGCAGATGCATCGTGTGCTTGTCTTGGGCCTCTGGTGTACTCTCCCTGATGGTACACAACGGCCTTCGATGCAGGACGCAATGCGATTGCTAGAGCACGATAACACACCATTGCCCGACCTTGCATCGCCAGCCGGTGGCTCTTCTACTTAA
- the LOC100828384 gene encoding beta-galactosidase 8 isoform X3 has translation MASGRSFLDLCLLALSLCSALASTVDGGASRRFWIEGDAFRKDGERFQIVGGDVHYFRIVPEYWKDRLLRAKALGLNTVQTYVPWNLHEPEPQSWEFNGFADIESYLRLAHELEMLVMLRVGPYICGEWDLGGFPPWLLTIEPALKLRSSDSAYLSLVERWWKVLLPKVAPLLYSNGGPIIMVQIENEFGSFGDDKNYLHYLVLLARRYLGNDIILYTTDGGTIGTLKNGSIHQDDVFAAVDFSTGDDPWPIFRLQKEYNFPGKSAPLTAEFYTGWLTHWGESIATTDASSTAKALKSILCRNGSAVLYMAHGGTNFGFYNGANTGQNESAYKADLTSYDYDAPIKEHGDVHNPKYKALRSVIHECTGTPLHPLPANIERSNYGLVKLQKVASLFDIFDKIGDPLKVSVSEQPLSMEQTGQMFGFLLYSSEYEGKGPYSILSIPKVHDRAQVFVSCSLDGVRNRRYAGIIERWSKKTLQIPSLSCSSKTSLYILVENMGRVNYGPYIFDLKGILSSVEIDGVTVRHWKMYPLSFDALGELSKFQPIQQITDARASKVPIHGYLQSKFRDSSFYQNEGPEFYEGHFVIGSENAIKDTFISFRGWNKGVAFVNNFNIGRFWPAMGPQCALYVPAPILKSGDNVVVIFELHSPNPEHTINLVKDPDFTCGPNQ, from the exons ATGGCGTCCGGTAGAAGCTTCCTTGATCTCTGCCTCCTCGCGCTGTCGCTCTGCTCCGCGCTCGCCTCCACG GTCGATGGCGGGGCTTCGAGAAGGTTCTGGATCGAGGGCGACGCCTTCCGGAAGGACGGGGAGCGGTTCCagatcgtcggcggcgacgtgcACTACTTCCGCATTGTTCCCGAG TACTGGAAAGACCGCCTGCTAAGGGCTAAGGCACTAGGCTTGAACACGGTTCAAACATATGTTCCTTGGAATTTGCATGAGCCGGAACCGCAGAGCTGGGAATTCAATGGATTTGCCGACATTGAATCGTACCTAAGACTTGCTCATGAATTAGAGATGCTGGTCATGCTTCGTGTCGGTCCATATATTTGTGGAG AATGGGACTTAGGGGGATTTCCACCTTGGTTGCTCACCATAGAACCAGCCCTTAAACTGCGATCATCAGATTCAGCCTATCTTTCCTTG GTCGAGAGATGGTGGAAAGTATTACTTCCAAAAGTGGCACCACTATTATACAGCAATGGAGGTCCAATTATCATGGTGCAG ATTGAAAATGAATTTGGGTCATTTGGAGATGACAAGAATTACCTCCATTACCTTGTTCTACTAGCCAGACGATATCTGGGGAATGACATTATTCT GTATACAACTGATGGGGGCACCATTGGGACCTTAAAGAATGGATCAATTCATCAAGATGATGTTTTTGCTG CTGTTGATTTTTCTACGGGCGATGATCCATGGCCAATATTCAGATTACAGAAGGAATACAACTTTCCAGGAAAATCAGCCCCTTTAACCGC GGAATTTTATACCGGATGGCTAACACACTGGGGTGAAAGTATTGCAACAACAGATGCTAGCAGCACAGCTAAAGCTCTTAAAAGTATTTTGTGCCGCAACGGTTCTGCTGTACTTTAT ATGGCTCATGGTGGGACCAATTTTGGGTTTTACAATGGGGCAAATACTGGCCAAAATGAGTCCGCGTACAAAGCTGACCTCACTTCTTATGATTAT GATGCGCCTATTAAGGAGCACGGGGACGTGCATAATCCAAAATACAAAG CACTGAGAAGTGTAATACATGAATGCACTGGCACtcctcttcatcctcttcCTGCCAACATTGAAAGATCAAATTATGGGCTCGTGAAACTACAAAAGGTTGCTTCTTTGTTTGACATATTTGATAAGATAGGTGATCCTCTGAAAGTGTCTGTCTCAGAGCAGCCTCTGTCCATGGAACAGACAGGCCAG ATGTTTGGGTTTCTACTTTACTCCTCGGAATACGAAGGGAAAGGTCCTTACAGCATCCTATCAATTCCAAAG GTACATGACAGAGCCCAGGTTTTTGTGTCCTGCTCACTTGATGGTGTCAGAAATCGAAGATATGCTGGCATTATTGAAAGATGGTCTAAGAAAACCCTACAGATACCGAGCTTGAGCTGCTCATCTAAGACCAGCTTATATATCCTG GTAGAAAATATGGGCCGCGTAAATTATGGGCCATATATTTTTGACCTGAAG GGGATATTATCTTCTGTTGAAATAGATGGTGTTACTGTCCGTCACTGGAAAATGTATCCTCTATCATTTGATGCACTAGGCGAGCTTTCAAAATTCCAACCAATACAGCAGATCACTGATGCCAGAGCTAGCAAAGTGCCCATTCATGGTTATTTACAAAGCAAGTTTCGTGATTCGTCATTCTATCAAAATG AAGGACCAGAGTTTTATGAAGGCCATTTCGTTATTGGCTCCGAGAATGCAATAAAGGATACATTCATATCATTTCGTGGTTGGAACAAAGGGGTCGCTTTTGTGAACAACTTCAACATCGGAAGGTTCTGGCCG GCAATGGGACCACAATGTGCTCTTTATGTTCCTGCGCCGATCCTCAAATCTGGAGACAACGTTGTT GTTATCTTTGAACTGCATAGTCCCAATCCTGAGCATACTATCAACTTGGTAAAAGATCCGGATTTCACATGTGGTCCAAATCAATGA
- the LOC100828384 gene encoding beta-galactosidase 8 isoform X2 — MASGRSFLDLCLLALSLCSALASTVDGGASRRFWIEGDAFRKDGERFQIVGGDVHYFRIVPEYWKDRLLRAKALGLNTVQTYVPWNLHEPEPQSWEFNGFADIESYLRLAHELEMLVMLRVGPYICGEWDLGGFPPWLLTIEPALKLRSSDSAYLSLVERWWKVLLPKVAPLLYSNGGPIIMVQIENEFGSFGDDKNYLHYLVLLARRYLGNDIILYTTDGGTIGTLKNGSIHQDDVFAAVDFSTGDDPWPIFRLQKEYNFPGKSAPLTAEFYTGWLTHWGESIATTDASSTAKALKSILCRNGSAVLYMAHGGTNFGFYNGANTGQNESAYKADLTSYDYDAPIKEHGDVHNPKYKALRSVIHECTGTPLHPLPANIERSNYGLVKLQKVASLFDIFDKIGDPLKVSVSEQPLSMEQTGQMFGFLLYSSEYEGKGPYSILSIPKVHDRAQVFVSCSLDGVRNRRYAGIIERWSKKTLQIPSLSCSSKTSLYILVENMGRVNYGPYIFDLKGILSSVEIDGVTVRHWKMYPLSFDALGELSKFQPIQQITDARASKVPIHGYLQSKFRDSSFYQNGISEGPEFYEGHFVIGSENAIKDTFISFRGWNKGVAFVNNFNIGRFWPAMGPQCALYVPAPILKSGDNVVVIFELHSPNPEHTINLVKDPDFTCGPNQ, encoded by the exons ATGGCGTCCGGTAGAAGCTTCCTTGATCTCTGCCTCCTCGCGCTGTCGCTCTGCTCCGCGCTCGCCTCCACG GTCGATGGCGGGGCTTCGAGAAGGTTCTGGATCGAGGGCGACGCCTTCCGGAAGGACGGGGAGCGGTTCCagatcgtcggcggcgacgtgcACTACTTCCGCATTGTTCCCGAG TACTGGAAAGACCGCCTGCTAAGGGCTAAGGCACTAGGCTTGAACACGGTTCAAACATATGTTCCTTGGAATTTGCATGAGCCGGAACCGCAGAGCTGGGAATTCAATGGATTTGCCGACATTGAATCGTACCTAAGACTTGCTCATGAATTAGAGATGCTGGTCATGCTTCGTGTCGGTCCATATATTTGTGGAG AATGGGACTTAGGGGGATTTCCACCTTGGTTGCTCACCATAGAACCAGCCCTTAAACTGCGATCATCAGATTCAGCCTATCTTTCCTTG GTCGAGAGATGGTGGAAAGTATTACTTCCAAAAGTGGCACCACTATTATACAGCAATGGAGGTCCAATTATCATGGTGCAG ATTGAAAATGAATTTGGGTCATTTGGAGATGACAAGAATTACCTCCATTACCTTGTTCTACTAGCCAGACGATATCTGGGGAATGACATTATTCT GTATACAACTGATGGGGGCACCATTGGGACCTTAAAGAATGGATCAATTCATCAAGATGATGTTTTTGCTG CTGTTGATTTTTCTACGGGCGATGATCCATGGCCAATATTCAGATTACAGAAGGAATACAACTTTCCAGGAAAATCAGCCCCTTTAACCGC GGAATTTTATACCGGATGGCTAACACACTGGGGTGAAAGTATTGCAACAACAGATGCTAGCAGCACAGCTAAAGCTCTTAAAAGTATTTTGTGCCGCAACGGTTCTGCTGTACTTTAT ATGGCTCATGGTGGGACCAATTTTGGGTTTTACAATGGGGCAAATACTGGCCAAAATGAGTCCGCGTACAAAGCTGACCTCACTTCTTATGATTAT GATGCGCCTATTAAGGAGCACGGGGACGTGCATAATCCAAAATACAAAG CACTGAGAAGTGTAATACATGAATGCACTGGCACtcctcttcatcctcttcCTGCCAACATTGAAAGATCAAATTATGGGCTCGTGAAACTACAAAAGGTTGCTTCTTTGTTTGACATATTTGATAAGATAGGTGATCCTCTGAAAGTGTCTGTCTCAGAGCAGCCTCTGTCCATGGAACAGACAGGCCAG ATGTTTGGGTTTCTACTTTACTCCTCGGAATACGAAGGGAAAGGTCCTTACAGCATCCTATCAATTCCAAAG GTACATGACAGAGCCCAGGTTTTTGTGTCCTGCTCACTTGATGGTGTCAGAAATCGAAGATATGCTGGCATTATTGAAAGATGGTCTAAGAAAACCCTACAGATACCGAGCTTGAGCTGCTCATCTAAGACCAGCTTATATATCCTG GTAGAAAATATGGGCCGCGTAAATTATGGGCCATATATTTTTGACCTGAAG GGGATATTATCTTCTGTTGAAATAGATGGTGTTACTGTCCGTCACTGGAAAATGTATCCTCTATCATTTGATGCACTAGGCGAGCTTTCAAAATTCCAACCAATACAGCAGATCACTGATGCCAGAGCTAGCAAAGTGCCCATTCATGGTTATTTACAAAGCAAGTTTCGTGATTCGTCATTCTATCAAAATG GTATTTCAGAAGGACCAGAGTTTTATGAAGGCCATTTCGTTATTGGCTCCGAGAATGCAATAAAGGATACATTCATATCATTTCGTGGTTGGAACAAAGGGGTCGCTTTTGTGAACAACTTCAACATCGGAAGGTTCTGGCCG GCAATGGGACCACAATGTGCTCTTTATGTTCCTGCGCCGATCCTCAAATCTGGAGACAACGTTGTT GTTATCTTTGAACTGCATAGTCCCAATCCTGAGCATACTATCAACTTGGTAAAAGATCCGGATTTCACATGTGGTCCAAATCAATGA
- the LOC100834786 gene encoding L-type lectin-domain containing receptor kinase IX.2 isoform X2 produces MFVASSGRCPSVQLLLLYAGCFLLGILPFDAPRHAAVAPPVSFSFDFSDSSTFNPQDLRLQGNAKHGLDGKLVDLTCNSIASIQNCTGRMSYAHPVPFYDDATGVVASFATRFAFRVILPAQGSRVKKGDGMAFFLTGYNSAIPPDSDGGGLDLMNRGLGLAYGADRFVAVEFHTYNNSFDPQDSWDHVGIDLSSVKNRANGNVTSLPTFSLNGTMTASISFNGSTRRLVASLHFDDRPSVQPVEVSAQLPEPITALLPPDVEVGFSASTGKQVELHQILSWSFSSTEKRGRDSLMAGAGQRRFRYRDLVNATDNFSEKRKLGKGAFGAVYLGTSLKGQEGQVAIKKIFKGSLGGPNNFLDEIKTISKTKHKNLVSLEGWCCCSSGTWNLMCWCCQKQDHHKIFLVYELVPQGNLHDHLHKEDTVLPWHTRDIKPENILLDNDYNAKLADFGLSRIANHNNATVVTDAVGTRGYMDPQCMKAGKVRFNRSTDVYSFGIVLLEIACKCDKSREGVWNLYSNEVAEHMVEAAADERLGGNFDRAQMHRVLVLGLWCTLPDGTQRPSMQDAMRLLEHDNTPLPDLASPAGGSST; encoded by the exons ATGTTCGTTGCAAGCAGCGGCCGGTGCCCTTCAGTtcagcttctcctcctctaTGCCGGCTGCTTCCTCCTCGGCATATTGCCATTTGATGCTCCTCGAcatgcggcggtggcgccacCCGTCTCCTTCAGCTTCGACTTCTCGGACTCATCCACGTTCAACCCGCAGGACCTCCGTCTGCAGGGCAACGCGAAGCACGGCTTGGACGGTAAACTCGTCGACCTCACCTGCAACTCTATTGCTTCCATCCAAAACTGCACGGGGCGGATGTCGTACGCGCACCCGGTGCCGTTCTACGACGACGCCACCGGCGTCGTGGCCAGCTTCGCCACGCGGTTCGCCTTCAGGGTCATTCTCCCTGCCCAAGGAAGCAGGGTCAAGAAGGGGGACGGCATGGCTTTCTTCCTCACCGGCTACAACTCAGCAATACCACCCGACTCAGACGGCGGCGGTCTCGACCTCATGAACCGTGGCCTTGGCTTGGCCTACGGCGCAGACCGGTTTGTCGCCGTCGAGTTCCACACGTACAACAACTCCTTCGATCCCCAGGACTCCTGGGATCACGTCGGCATCGACCTCAGCTCGGTGAAAAACCGGGCTAACGGCAACGTCACGAGCTTGCCCACATTCAGCCTGAATGGGACCATGACGGCATCCATCAGTTTTAACGGCAGCACCCGGAGGTTGGTAGCCAGCCTGCACTTTGATGACCGTCCTTCTGTGCAGCCAGTTGAGGTCAGCGCACAATTACCTGAACCCATCACGGCCTTGCTCCCGCCAGACGTGGAGGTGGGCTTCTCTGCGTCTACCGGCAAACAGGTGGAGCTTCACCAGATATTGTCCTGGTCCTTCAGCTCCACAGAG AAACGAGGACGTGATTCCCTTATGGCGGGGGCTGGCCAAAGGCGTTTCCGGTACCGCGATTTGGTTAATGCAACCGACAACTTCTCTGAGAAGAGGAAGCTCGGCAAGGGTGCATTTGGCGCAGTGTATCTGGGGACATCCCTGAAGGGCCAGGAAGGCCAGGTGGCTATCAAGAAGATCTTCAAGGGGTCACTAGGAGGACCCAATAACTTCCTCGACGAAATCAAAACCATTAGCAAGACAAAGCACAAGAATCTTGTCAGCCTGGAAGGTtggtgctgctgcagcagcggaACCTGGAACTTGATGTGTTGGTGCTGCCAGAAGCAGGATCATCATAAGATCTTCCTTGTCTATGAACTGGTTCCTCAGGGCAATCTCCACGATCACCTACACAAGGAGGATACAGTTCTTCCGTGGCACACCAG GGATATCAAGCCCGAGAACATACTCCTGGACAACGATTACAATGCTAAGCTTGCCGACTTCGGGCTGTCGAGGATCGCCAACCACAACAACGCCACCGTGGTGACCGACGCCGTGGGGACAAGGGGATACATGGATCCACAGTGCATGAAAGCAGGCAAAGTCAGGTTCAACCGTAGCACCGACGTCTACAGCTTTGGGATTGTTCTGCTGGAGATTGCCTGCAAGTGCGACAAGTCGAGGGAGGGAGTCTGGAATCTGTATAGCAACGAAGTTGCGGAGCACATGGTGGAGGCCGCGGCAGATGAAAGGTTAGGCGGCAACTTTGACCGGGCGCAGATGCATCGTGTGCTTGTCTTGGGCCTCTGGTGTACTCTCCCTGATGGTACACAACGGCCTTCGATGCAGGACGCAATGCGATTGCTAGAGCACGATAACACACCATTGCCCGACCTTGCATCGCCAGCCGGTGGCTCTTCTACTTAA
- the LOC100835091 gene encoding cytosolic sulfotransferase 13, protein MFELHSPPAPNVANTYRSMAASPNDEDMAELVIPSLPVETRCPPFPLRQYNGFWIPEPILPGVTAARARFEPRPSDVFLASVPKSGTTWLKALALATLNRAKHPPCDPDHPLRHRNPHDCVEFLEAPVAWSKDGGGGVFAALPSPRVIATHLPCSLLPGGITEEEGSGGRIVYICRDPKDTLVSTWLYIKKMVAFAGARANDDDGKLLVPRPTSFTIEEAFELFCDGRCVCGPQWRHVGGYWEESKRRPEKVLFLRYEEMLEDPMGNVRKLAEFMGCAFSAEEEEAGVVRHIVELCSLDVLKDMEVNKSGTQGYVKNESFFRKGVAGDWSNHMTPAMAARLDKIVKDELHGSGFRFAVAVSRCPPAEKNHSTT, encoded by the coding sequence ATGTTCGAACTGCACAGTCCCCCGGCACCTAACGTAGCTAACACATACCGATCAATGGCAGCGTCTCCCAACGACGAAGACATGGCCGAGCTCGTGATCCCCTCGCTTCCAGTGGAGACGCGGTGCCCGCCGTTCCCGCTCAGGCAGTACAACGGCTTCTGGATACCTGAGCCCATCCTTCCAGGCGTCACGGCTGCCCGTGCCCGGTTTGAGCCAAGACCATCGGACGTCTTCCTCGCCAGCGTCCCCAAGTCCGGCACGACCTGGCTCAAGGCTCTCGCCTTAGCCACGCTCAACCGGGCCAAGCACCCGCCGTGCGATCCCGACCACCCGCTCCGCCATCGCAACCCGCATGACTGCGTCGAGTTCCTGGAGGCGCCCGTCGCGTGGTcgaaggacggcggcggcggcgtcttcgCTGCCCTCCCTTCGCCGCGCGTGATTGCCACCCACTTGCCTTGCTCCCTCCTGCCGGGGGGAATCACGGAGGAAGAAGGCTCTGGAGGCCGGATCGTGTACATCTGCCGAGACCCCAAGGACACGCTGGTGTCGACGTGGCTGTACATCAAGAAGATGGTGGCttttgccggagctagagccAACGATGATGATGGCAAGCTATTGGTGCCACGGCCAACATCGTTCACGATTGAGGAGGCTTTCGAGCTCTTCTGTGACGGCCGGTGCGTCTGCGGCCCGCAGTGGCGCCATGTCGGCGGGTattgggaggagagcaagaggcgGCCAGAGAAGGTGCTTTTCCTCCGGTACGAGGAGATGCTTGAAGACCCCATGGGCAACGTGAGGAAGCTGGCGGAGTTCATGGGATGCGCGTTCTctgctgaggaggaggaggcaggggtGGTGCGACACATTGTCGAGCTCTGCAGCCTTGATGTGTTGAAGGACATGGAGGTGAACAAGAGTGGCACCCAGGGATATGTCAAGAACGAGTCTTTCTTTCGCAAGGGTGTGGCTGGAGACTGGAGCAACCACATgacgccggccatggcggcacGGCTGGACAAGATCGTCAAGGATGAGCTGCATGGGTCAGGGTTCAGGTTTGCTGTCGCCGTGTCCAGATGCCCACCGGCGGAGAAGAACCACTCAACGACCTGA
- the LOC100828384 gene encoding beta-galactosidase 8 isoform X1 produces the protein MASGRSFLDLCLLALSLCSALASTVDGGASRRFWIEGDAFRKDGERFQIVGGDVHYFRIVPEYWKDRLLRAKALGLNTVQTYVPWNLHEPEPQSWEFNGFADIESYLRLAHELEMLVMLRVGPYICGEWDLGGFPPWLLTIEPALKLRSSDSAYLSLVERWWKVLLPKVAPLLYSNGGPIIMVQIENEFGSFGDDKNYLHYLVLLARRYLGNDIILYTTDGGTIGTLKNGSIHQDDVFAAVDFSTGDDPWPIFRLQKEYNFPGKSAPLTAEFYTGWLTHWGESIATTDASSTAKALKSILCRNGSAVLYMAHGGTNFGFYNGANTGQNESAYKADLTSYDYDAPIKEHGDVHNPKYKALRSVIHECTGTPLHPLPANIERSNYGLVKLQKVASLFDIFDKIGDPLKVSVSEQPLSMEQTGQMFGFLLYSSEYEGKGPYSILSIPKVHDRAQVFVSCSLDGVRNRRYAGIIERWSKKTLQIPSLSCSSKTSLYILVENMGRVNYGPYIFDLKGILSSVEIDGVTVRHWKMYPLSFDALGELSKFQPIQQITDARASKVPIHGYLQSKFRDSSFYQNVGISEGPEFYEGHFVIGSENAIKDTFISFRGWNKGVAFVNNFNIGRFWPAMGPQCALYVPAPILKSGDNVVVIFELHSPNPEHTINLVKDPDFTCGPNQ, from the exons ATGGCGTCCGGTAGAAGCTTCCTTGATCTCTGCCTCCTCGCGCTGTCGCTCTGCTCCGCGCTCGCCTCCACG GTCGATGGCGGGGCTTCGAGAAGGTTCTGGATCGAGGGCGACGCCTTCCGGAAGGACGGGGAGCGGTTCCagatcgtcggcggcgacgtgcACTACTTCCGCATTGTTCCCGAG TACTGGAAAGACCGCCTGCTAAGGGCTAAGGCACTAGGCTTGAACACGGTTCAAACATATGTTCCTTGGAATTTGCATGAGCCGGAACCGCAGAGCTGGGAATTCAATGGATTTGCCGACATTGAATCGTACCTAAGACTTGCTCATGAATTAGAGATGCTGGTCATGCTTCGTGTCGGTCCATATATTTGTGGAG AATGGGACTTAGGGGGATTTCCACCTTGGTTGCTCACCATAGAACCAGCCCTTAAACTGCGATCATCAGATTCAGCCTATCTTTCCTTG GTCGAGAGATGGTGGAAAGTATTACTTCCAAAAGTGGCACCACTATTATACAGCAATGGAGGTCCAATTATCATGGTGCAG ATTGAAAATGAATTTGGGTCATTTGGAGATGACAAGAATTACCTCCATTACCTTGTTCTACTAGCCAGACGATATCTGGGGAATGACATTATTCT GTATACAACTGATGGGGGCACCATTGGGACCTTAAAGAATGGATCAATTCATCAAGATGATGTTTTTGCTG CTGTTGATTTTTCTACGGGCGATGATCCATGGCCAATATTCAGATTACAGAAGGAATACAACTTTCCAGGAAAATCAGCCCCTTTAACCGC GGAATTTTATACCGGATGGCTAACACACTGGGGTGAAAGTATTGCAACAACAGATGCTAGCAGCACAGCTAAAGCTCTTAAAAGTATTTTGTGCCGCAACGGTTCTGCTGTACTTTAT ATGGCTCATGGTGGGACCAATTTTGGGTTTTACAATGGGGCAAATACTGGCCAAAATGAGTCCGCGTACAAAGCTGACCTCACTTCTTATGATTAT GATGCGCCTATTAAGGAGCACGGGGACGTGCATAATCCAAAATACAAAG CACTGAGAAGTGTAATACATGAATGCACTGGCACtcctcttcatcctcttcCTGCCAACATTGAAAGATCAAATTATGGGCTCGTGAAACTACAAAAGGTTGCTTCTTTGTTTGACATATTTGATAAGATAGGTGATCCTCTGAAAGTGTCTGTCTCAGAGCAGCCTCTGTCCATGGAACAGACAGGCCAG ATGTTTGGGTTTCTACTTTACTCCTCGGAATACGAAGGGAAAGGTCCTTACAGCATCCTATCAATTCCAAAG GTACATGACAGAGCCCAGGTTTTTGTGTCCTGCTCACTTGATGGTGTCAGAAATCGAAGATATGCTGGCATTATTGAAAGATGGTCTAAGAAAACCCTACAGATACCGAGCTTGAGCTGCTCATCTAAGACCAGCTTATATATCCTG GTAGAAAATATGGGCCGCGTAAATTATGGGCCATATATTTTTGACCTGAAG GGGATATTATCTTCTGTTGAAATAGATGGTGTTACTGTCCGTCACTGGAAAATGTATCCTCTATCATTTGATGCACTAGGCGAGCTTTCAAAATTCCAACCAATACAGCAGATCACTGATGCCAGAGCTAGCAAAGTGCCCATTCATGGTTATTTACAAAGCAAGTTTCGTGATTCGTCATTCTATCAAAATG TAGGTATTTCAGAAGGACCAGAGTTTTATGAAGGCCATTTCGTTATTGGCTCCGAGAATGCAATAAAGGATACATTCATATCATTTCGTGGTTGGAACAAAGGGGTCGCTTTTGTGAACAACTTCAACATCGGAAGGTTCTGGCCG GCAATGGGACCACAATGTGCTCTTTATGTTCCTGCGCCGATCCTCAAATCTGGAGACAACGTTGTT GTTATCTTTGAACTGCATAGTCCCAATCCTGAGCATACTATCAACTTGGTAAAAGATCCGGATTTCACATGTGGTCCAAATCAATGA